A portion of the Patescibacteria group bacterium genome contains these proteins:
- a CDS encoding DUF5654 family protein, which produces MTISYMTLATSALGFTVALAWNDAVSKMILHYFPATDKNSALKATIAYAVAITILVIVVVGAINHARKLAHYAGLRMKQRRASGSGFISKAAITASNAPTHMPVVKLWEPPGS; this is translated from the coding sequence ATGACGATCAGCTACATGACGCTGGCCACCAGCGCCCTGGGCTTCACCGTCGCCCTGGCCTGGAACGACGCGGTCAGCAAAATGATCCTGCATTACTTTCCCGCCACGGACAAAAACTCGGCTCTCAAGGCGACCATCGCCTACGCCGTCGCGATAACAATCCTCGTCATCGTCGTCGTGGGGGCGATCAACCACGCGCGAAAGCTGGCGCACTACGCCGGTCTGCGCATGAAACAGCGCCGCGCGAGTGGCTCAGGATTCATATCGAAGGCGGCTATCACGGCCTCGAACGCGCCGACGCACATGCCCGTCGTCAAGCTGTGGGAGCCTCCGGGCTCTTGA